A single genomic interval of Picosynechococcus sp. PCC 7003 harbors:
- a CDS encoding NACHT domain-containing protein — protein MSTHRDTDSVKATSKGKKELIKAQRQKLNYEGAAYSYLEIMTEAASFQSEKTVSRFFKGEPVRYKNALAICEVLDLDIEDIVEQIEKESIRKYDWYKICSDKFADQQQKLRTRRGLLNPNPNLDYVPLGLVKPKSRQEKSKYSGFDSSRGMRQYEVPEEEIEKTFEHDTFLDEIVGQPSKSVVIVGEPGAGKSTWMEKIGDYLIQQPNSPPPIFISLSLLDRKLEDYLCGTWLDEALQLQKLLISDEIIKEFKGLLRSQYFCLLLDGLDEMRSEHPTRDLSNDLQGFLKNVRVFLSCRLNLWEASGRQYFFTFDVFRSLAFSDEQVTNFIKQWYGQNLDQGQKLINQLREDRANRLRDLIKNPLRLVMLCSVWDENQELPQTKAELYSEFVGFVYERERGRNKFNISILAEEKLNQALGELAKRMFDAEKVLDQSFVVQILNDQLELAEKLGWLNIIGKSKGKYIYAFYHLTFAEYFAAYAIREASFFFPLKRLDSSKYNFFNPKFREVFLFWMGMTESNQEKTELIRSICRFYTQNWKYFQYYKAAYSKGLIFDAYQELDPRYTENLGSDIYILSALTPSFYSKSINKYQFSRDFTEPEWLVKKLGVWMHQQGKCRIDFRPSEHENPYNVSFDFWTAIKRKNDFLFSLYEKNFDKIKEENKLSKEKVDEIISKDQSQLINYLFIIGNDLFLNGLVIQQLILIMGENTSKLDSTMNAMLQNRDSFNLQAHLSFNYVLIEIVKIHKIDLFACSHFKKYLEFCLNNSFIHFDILRTVSLLIYSLSLQNLQRPQLLSDVILRHLSLLSLDDNYRINKKMSFLKYFLEVSLANLCEDLSYVNFLQLWNITV, from the coding sequence ATGAGTACACATCGCGACACTGATAGCGTAAAAGCAACATCAAAAGGCAAAAAAGAATTAATTAAGGCGCAAAGACAAAAGCTGAACTATGAGGGAGCTGCCTATAGTTACTTGGAAATTATGACAGAAGCAGCTTCCTTTCAATCTGAAAAAACGGTATCGAGATTTTTTAAAGGCGAACCAGTTAGATATAAAAATGCACTTGCTATATGTGAAGTGTTAGATCTAGACATTGAAGATATAGTCGAACAAATTGAAAAAGAGAGTATTAGAAAATATGATTGGTATAAAATTTGTTCGGATAAGTTTGCAGATCAGCAGCAAAAATTGAGAACTCGTCGAGGTCTGTTAAATCCTAATCCTAATCTTGATTATGTACCTTTGGGATTAGTCAAGCCAAAATCAAGGCAAGAAAAATCTAAATACTCTGGTTTTGATAGCTCACGGGGGATGCGTCAATATGAGGTGCCAGAAGAAGAAATCGAAAAAACTTTTGAGCATGATACTTTTTTAGATGAGATCGTAGGGCAACCCTCTAAATCTGTAGTGATTGTAGGTGAGCCAGGGGCAGGTAAAAGTACATGGATGGAAAAGATCGGTGATTATTTAATTCAACAACCTAATTCACCACCCCCAATTTTTATTTCCTTATCTTTACTCGACCGAAAATTAGAAGATTATCTTTGTGGAACTTGGCTAGATGAAGCTTTACAGTTACAAAAGCTTTTAATTTCAGATGAAATAATTAAAGAATTTAAAGGGTTACTGCGTAGTCAGTATTTTTGTTTGTTGTTGGATGGTTTAGATGAAATGAGGTCTGAACATCCCACAAGAGATTTAAGTAACGATCTACAAGGCTTCTTGAAAAATGTCCGGGTGTTTTTATCCTGTCGTTTAAACCTTTGGGAAGCTTCGGGTAGGCAGTACTTTTTTACATTTGATGTGTTTCGTTCATTAGCATTTTCCGATGAACAAGTTACGAATTTTATTAAACAATGGTATGGTCAAAATCTAGATCAAGGTCAAAAGCTAATCAATCAACTGAGAGAAGATCGAGCGAATCGATTAAGAGACTTAATTAAAAATCCACTGCGATTGGTTATGTTATGTAGTGTCTGGGATGAAAATCAAGAGTTACCGCAGACGAAAGCTGAACTTTATAGTGAATTTGTTGGATTTGTCTATGAGCGAGAGCGTGGACGTAATAAATTCAATATTTCAATATTAGCAGAAGAAAAATTAAATCAAGCTTTAGGTGAACTTGCAAAGAGAATGTTCGATGCAGAGAAAGTATTAGATCAATCATTTGTTGTACAAATCTTGAATGATCAACTAGAGCTAGCAGAAAAGCTTGGCTGGCTGAATATTATTGGTAAAAGTAAAGGGAAATATATATATGCTTTTTATCATCTGACTTTTGCCGAATATTTTGCAGCTTATGCAATTAGAGAAGCTTCTTTTTTCTTCCCTCTGAAGAGATTAGACTCTAGTAAATATAATTTCTTTAACCCAAAATTTAGAGAAGTCTTTTTATTTTGGATGGGAATGACAGAAAGCAATCAAGAGAAGACGGAGCTAATCAGATCTATTTGCAGATTCTACACACAAAACTGGAAATATTTTCAATACTATAAAGCAGCATATTCTAAAGGTCTAATATTTGATGCCTATCAAGAACTTGACCCGCGTTATACTGAAAATCTAGGAAGTGACATCTACATTTTATCTGCCCTTACTCCTTCATTTTATAGTAAAAGCATCAATAAATACCAATTCTCTAGAGATTTTACCGAACCAGAGTGGCTCGTTAAAAAATTAGGAGTATGGATGCATCAACAGGGAAAATGTAGAATTGATTTTAGACCTAGTGAACACGAAAATCCTTACAATGTATCATTTGATTTTTGGACAGCGATAAAGAGAAAAAATGATTTTTTGTTTTCTTTATATGAAAAAAACTTTGATAAAATCAAAGAAGAGAACAAGTTATCAAAAGAAAAAGTTGATGAAATTATTTCAAAAGATCAATCTCAATTGATTAATTACCTCTTTATAATAGGAAATGACTTATTTTTGAATGGCTTAGTCATACAACAATTGATTTTGATTATGGGTGAAAACACTTCTAAGCTAGATAGTACTATGAATGCTATGCTGCAAAATCGGGATTCATTCAATCTTCAAGCTCATTTGTCATTCAACTATGTTCTTATCGAAATTGTGAAAATTCACAAGATAGATTTATTTGCCTGTAGCCACTTCAAAAAATATCTTGAATTTTGTTTGAATAACAGTTTTATCCATTTTGATATATTGCGCACTGTAAGTTTATTAATATATTCATTGTCTCTTCAAAATCTTCAAAGACCTCAACTCCTTAGTGATGTCATTCTACGTCATTTAAGCTTATTAAGCCTCGATGATAACTATCGAATTAATAAAAAAATGTCCTTCTTAAAATATTTTCTAGAAGTAAGCTTGGCTAACCTGTGTGAAGATCTTTCTTATGTTAATTTTTTACAACTATGGAACATTACAGTATAG
- a CDS encoding Uma2 family endonuclease — protein sequence MIATPKFPEKMTAAEYLQWEERQELRYEYINGEIIARAGGTLPHNDIALNFYSLLRPHLKKRGCRVNVSDVKVQGKANRRYFYPDLVVSCHPEDLKARKWIQYPKVIVEVLSPSTSNYDSKEKLKYYRQIPSLEEYILLDSEHIYVDLYQRQTGEMWGYRDFGVDDTLVIPSLNFECAVADIYVDVTLAAEDKI from the coding sequence ATGATTGCAACACCTAAGTTTCCAGAAAAAATGACTGCTGCGGAATATCTCCAGTGGGAAGAACGGCAGGAACTTCGTTATGAATATATTAATGGTGAAATTATTGCGAGGGCTGGAGGAACGTTGCCTCACAATGATATTGCACTTAATTTTTATAGCCTCCTACGGCCTCATTTGAAAAAACGAGGTTGTCGAGTAAATGTATCTGATGTGAAAGTGCAGGGGAAAGCAAATCGGCGTTATTTTTATCCGGATCTGGTAGTAAGTTGTCATCCTGAAGATCTCAAAGCCCGTAAATGGATTCAGTATCCGAAAGTAATTGTTGAAGTTTTATCGCCAAGCACTTCAAATTATGACAGCAAAGAAAAGTTGAAATATTATCGACAAATTCCTAGCCTAGAGGAATATATTTTGCTTGATTCTGAACACATTTATGTGGATCTTTATCAACGACAAACGGGAGAAATGTGGGGTTATCGAGATTTTGGAGTTGACGATACGCTGGTTATTCCTAGCCTCAATTTTGAATGTGCGGTGGCGGATATTTATGTTGATGTAACATTGGCCGCAGAGGATAAAATATAA
- a CDS encoding TIGR04376 family protein — protein MGLFSEVGQFFETRLEEFLKAHPQLELQAIAEQLQEQEQEANRLTQDLQRQLTQVEQQIAQVAQDIQHWHQRVQQAEAGRRPDLASAAKAREAALLRQGNQLWGKMQGTKKRIEQAQSLLVQLQQKRQEVKQKMDELQASQKVEDAYTSSWESFSGSSGDRQTYNSATDPLEAQFQKWEMDEQIRQMKQKMGR, from the coding sequence ATGGGTCTTTTTAGCGAAGTTGGGCAGTTTTTTGAGACGCGATTAGAGGAATTTCTCAAGGCGCATCCCCAGTTAGAACTCCAGGCGATCGCCGAGCAACTCCAGGAACAAGAACAAGAAGCCAATCGCCTCACCCAGGATCTACAACGGCAACTGACTCAGGTGGAGCAACAAATCGCCCAGGTGGCCCAGGATATCCAACATTGGCACCAGCGGGTACAACAGGCCGAAGCGGGCAGAAGACCGGATCTCGCCAGTGCTGCCAAAGCGAGGGAAGCGGCTCTCCTCCGCCAGGGGAACCAACTCTGGGGCAAGATGCAAGGCACCAAAAAACGCATTGAACAGGCCCAGTCTCTCTTGGTGCAGCTCCAGCAAAAACGCCAGGAAGTGAAGCAAAAAATGGATGAACTGCAAGCATCTCAAAAAGTGGAGGATGCCTACACCAGCAGTTGGGAAAGTTTTAGTGGCTCCAGTGGCGATCGCCAAACTTACAATAGTGCCACTGATCCCCTCGAAGCCCAGTTCCAAAAATGGGAAATGGATGAACAAATTCGGCAGATGAAGCAAAAAATGGGCCGCTAG